From one Bacillus sp. FJAT-42376 genomic stretch:
- a CDS encoding MerR family transcriptional regulator, whose product MKTYSISEAAKELNLTVYTLRYYDKEGLLPFVERTASGTRLFKESDINALKVIECLKSTGMPIKEIKRFIDWCSDGDSTLHQRYDMFIERKAAVEAQMDELKKTMEVIEHKCFYYKTAMEAGTEEIHKSGKIEIPVPY is encoded by the coding sequence ATGAAAACCTATTCGATCAGCGAAGCGGCAAAAGAACTGAATCTAACCGTCTATACGCTGCGATACTACGACAAGGAAGGACTCCTCCCTTTTGTAGAACGGACAGCAAGCGGAACGCGATTGTTTAAAGAGTCCGATATCAATGCGTTAAAAGTGATTGAATGCCTGAAATCCACGGGGATGCCTATAAAAGAGATTAAACGTTTCATTGATTGGTGTTCTGACGGGGATTCCACCCTTCATCAGCGGTACGACATGTTCATAGAAAGAAAAGCGGCGGTTGAAGCACAGATGGATGAACTGAAGAAAACCATGGAGGTTATTGAACATAAATGCTTCTATTACAAGACAGCAATGGAGGCCGGGACAGAGGAGATTCATAAGAGCGGAAAAATTGAGATTCCTGTTCCATATTAA
- a CDS encoding twin-arginine translocase TatA/TatE family subunit, giving the protein MLQNIGVPGLILIVIIALIVFGPSKLPEIGRSFGVTLREFKKGTKEMLSEEEPKKDSKEDTMAVKRES; this is encoded by the coding sequence ATGCTGCAAAATATCGGAGTTCCAGGACTGATCCTAATTGTAATCATTGCATTAATTGTTTTCGGACCTTCAAAACTGCCGGAAATTGGCCGGTCCTTTGGTGTGACTTTGCGTGAATTCAAGAAAGGTACAAAAGAAATGCTGTCAGAAGAGGAGCCGAAGAAAGACAGCAAGGAAGACACAATGGCTGTAAAAAGAGAATCTTAG
- a CDS encoding NADP-dependent oxidoreductase: MSESKMKAILVNEYGGPEVYSLEEVNRPNPGAGEVLVHIKYAAAIPLDFKIRNGWLKDVFPKTLPYIPGFYASGTIESAGPGVTEFAAGDRVFGMVNGAYANYAIAPVKELMKMPDGLSFEDGASIRAGADAAWKALFTEGELEAGQTVLIHAAAGGVGQYAVQLAKWKGATVIGTASAKNVDFVKSLGADQVIDYTEAAFENIVKDADLVVDTVGGDTENRSWAVLKRGGMLVSLTQDPSQENAEKYGITAKFNTKFPTHEDLRTIAQLIADGTIKAELDSIFPLSETGKALEKSEARHGRGRILLQMN, encoded by the coding sequence ATGTCTGAATCTAAAATGAAGGCCATTCTTGTAAATGAATATGGCGGTCCGGAAGTATATAGTCTTGAGGAAGTCAATCGCCCAAACCCGGGAGCGGGAGAAGTACTTGTTCATATCAAATATGCTGCTGCCATTCCTCTTGACTTCAAAATCCGAAATGGATGGCTGAAGGACGTATTCCCTAAAACTCTTCCTTACATTCCAGGGTTTTACGCATCCGGAACGATTGAATCAGCCGGCCCTGGAGTGACCGAATTTGCTGCCGGCGACCGTGTCTTCGGAATGGTCAATGGAGCCTATGCGAATTATGCCATCGCTCCGGTGAAGGAATTGATGAAAATGCCGGATGGTCTTTCCTTCGAGGATGGCGCATCCATTAGGGCTGGCGCGGATGCAGCATGGAAAGCCTTATTTACGGAAGGCGAACTGGAAGCCGGTCAAACGGTCCTGATCCATGCCGCAGCCGGCGGCGTCGGACAATATGCAGTTCAACTGGCTAAATGGAAGGGAGCCACTGTCATCGGAACAGCTTCAGCCAAAAACGTCGATTTCGTCAAATCTCTTGGCGCAGATCAAGTCATCGATTATACCGAGGCAGCTTTCGAAAATATTGTCAAAGACGCCGATCTCGTTGTCGATACCGTTGGGGGAGACACGGAGAATCGATCATGGGCTGTTCTGAAGAGAGGCGGAATGCTTGTCTCTCTGACACAGGATCCTTCTCAGGAAAACGCAGAAAAGTATGGCATTACAGCCAAATTCAACACCAAATTCCCGACTCACGAAGATCTCCGGACCATTGCCCAACTAATCGCCGACGGTACAATCAAGGCGGAGCTTGATTCCATATTCCCGCTCAGCGAAACAGGCAAAGCACTGGAGAAAAGCGAAGCAAGACACGGACGCGGAAGAATTTTGCTGCAAATGAACTAG
- a CDS encoding MarR family transcriptional regulator — MKHVNNTNDTEKTEDTVNATQQQYPISFSIFALARSHRALAAHLLREIDLFPGQELLLMQLWQRDRQSQNRLTQALGLDHSTIAKSVKRLQDAGLVTRSRSPEDGRVTLVTLTEAGRELESSVLGAWNKLEDVTSDALTDHEKTLFIEMLNKVALKVDENLKS, encoded by the coding sequence ATGAAACACGTAAACAACACGAACGATACCGAAAAAACCGAAGACACTGTTAACGCAACTCAGCAGCAATACCCAATCAGTTTTTCCATTTTTGCACTTGCACGTTCACACCGAGCATTAGCGGCACATTTACTCCGTGAGATCGATTTGTTTCCCGGGCAGGAACTCTTGCTCATGCAGCTCTGGCAGCGCGACCGCCAATCGCAGAATCGGCTCACACAGGCCCTCGGTCTGGACCACTCGACTATCGCAAAGTCCGTTAAACGTTTGCAGGATGCAGGTCTCGTTACTCGGAGCCGCTCTCCAGAGGATGGACGGGTGACCCTTGTAACACTCACCGAAGCAGGGCGGGAACTGGAATCCAGTGTATTAGGAGCCTGGAACAAATTGGAGGACGTTACATCGGATGCCCTGACGGATCACGAAAAGACCCTGTTTATCGAAATGCTGAACAAAGTAGCGCTAAAGGTAGATGAGAATTTAAAATCATAA
- a CDS encoding alkaline phosphatase D family protein: MDKNHELHQTGNEYDKARRTFLKYFLAGSAVMALETSGISRLTSMVSRAQAATALQPYAATQTIGKGFPQSVASGDPTPTGAMLWTRVDSSMETGLTNKEFSSEVIYWLENKDSNDASLEEGINQGKFIMFEISKKADFSELEMRGFSPIWKDHDHVVRVDLDGKLDSQQTYYYRFVTKSGLVSKTGRFKTLPQEGADVQSASIGYVSCQDYTNGYFSALGYMADEEMDFFLHLGDYIYESVGDAAYQGNLDDRQIKLPSGQSKAFTIQDYRKLYQTYRMDKDLQKLHENHAMIAIWDDHEFANDTHYPAVAPDDNPESDPARRLVANQVWFENIPARVPYNPNGTFEDTVKIYRSITLGNLASIMMTDERLYRSAHPCGQGTLDRYLAGGCEDINLSSRTMLGKTQKEWFLNELKNAKGTWKIWGNEVQVTQLKVLGRYLNLDAWDGYAYERQQIAQTVLDNGIKNFLALTGDFHTFEASYMQSDYKRTGEKFGVELMVGSVTSSNLRESLRNSLNSIPDVSSPIPMPAADELVKALKGKFNAGTTFTAELLFKELQNIVKLENPWIELFDSTAHGYAVLQLSKTKATWTAYSVDNIEKPQASKKLLWQCEVPNGEVKINVLEGSLL; this comes from the coding sequence TTGGATAAGAATCATGAGTTGCACCAAACAGGTAACGAGTATGATAAAGCACGCAGAACCTTCTTGAAATATTTCCTGGCTGGATCTGCGGTTATGGCATTAGAGACGTCCGGAATTTCCCGTTTGACGTCCATGGTTTCCCGTGCGCAAGCGGCAACAGCGCTCCAGCCTTATGCTGCAACACAAACGATTGGAAAGGGATTCCCGCAGTCTGTTGCATCAGGAGATCCTACGCCGACTGGTGCGATGCTATGGACCAGGGTCGATTCTTCTATGGAGACTGGTTTAACAAATAAAGAATTCTCAAGCGAAGTGATTTATTGGCTTGAAAATAAAGATTCAAACGATGCTTCTTTAGAAGAGGGCATTAATCAGGGTAAATTCATTATGTTTGAAATAAGTAAAAAGGCAGATTTTTCTGAACTGGAGATGAGAGGATTCTCTCCAATCTGGAAGGATCATGACCATGTCGTGCGTGTTGATCTGGATGGCAAGCTTGATTCTCAGCAAACTTACTACTACCGTTTCGTTACGAAAAGCGGACTTGTCAGTAAGACGGGGCGTTTTAAAACATTGCCGCAAGAAGGGGCAGATGTTCAGTCTGCATCCATTGGCTATGTGTCGTGTCAGGATTACACCAACGGGTATTTTAGCGCTTTAGGCTATATGGCGGATGAAGAGATGGACTTTTTCCTGCATCTTGGGGACTACATCTATGAGTCGGTCGGCGACGCTGCCTATCAAGGGAATCTCGATGACCGCCAAATTAAACTTCCGAGCGGGCAAAGTAAGGCGTTTACGATTCAGGACTATCGTAAGCTGTACCAGACGTACCGAATGGACAAGGACCTGCAAAAGCTGCATGAAAACCATGCGATGATTGCAATCTGGGATGACCATGAGTTTGCCAATGACACGCATTATCCGGCGGTTGCACCAGATGATAATCCAGAATCCGATCCCGCACGCCGCCTTGTTGCGAACCAAGTTTGGTTTGAAAACATTCCGGCTCGTGTTCCATACAACCCCAATGGAACGTTTGAAGATACTGTTAAAATTTACCGTTCGATCACCCTTGGAAACCTTGCTTCCATCATGATGACGGATGAACGGCTTTACCGAAGTGCGCACCCTTGCGGACAAGGTACGCTGGATCGTTACTTGGCAGGGGGCTGTGAAGATATTAACCTTTCCAGTCGGACAATGCTTGGGAAAACGCAAAAAGAATGGTTCCTTAACGAGCTGAAAAATGCCAAAGGAACATGGAAGATCTGGGGCAATGAAGTACAAGTTACACAATTAAAGGTTCTGGGCAGGTATTTAAACCTTGATGCGTGGGATGGCTACGCTTATGAAAGACAGCAGATTGCCCAAACGGTGCTGGACAACGGAATTAAAAACTTCCTTGCGCTGACAGGTGATTTCCACACGTTTGAAGCTTCCTATATGCAAAGTGATTATAAGCGCACTGGGGAAAAATTCGGGGTGGAGCTTATGGTTGGTTCTGTTACATCAAGTAATTTAAGAGAATCTCTTCGAAACTCCCTGAATTCAATACCGGATGTATCCAGTCCGATCCCGATGCCCGCAGCGGATGAGCTCGTTAAAGCTCTGAAGGGGAAATTCAATGCAGGAACAACCTTTACGGCAGAGCTGCTGTTTAAAGAGCTTCAAAATATCGTCAAATTGGAAAATCCGTGGATTGAATTGTTCGACAGTACGGCACATGGATATGCTGTGCTGCAGCTCAGCAAGACAAAAGCAACATGGACCGCCTATTCGGTTGATAATATCGAAAAACCGCAAGCGTCCAAAAAGCTGCTGTGGCAGTGTGAAGTGCCTAATGGTGAAGTGAAAATAAACGTTTTAGAAGGAAGCTTACTTTAA
- the tatC gene encoding twin-arginine translocase subunit TatC, producing the protein MTQQEFIQNHLMELRKRIIIVAVAYAVLLIACFLNVENIYRWILNDAELKLTVLGPSDILWIYFTLASICAFACCIPLITYHVWAFIKPALKPAERTAALLFIPLLFLLFITGAAFGYFLVFPMVFKFIVSLSDGMVETMFTAEKYFRFLFQIVLPMGLLFELPAVVLFLTEISLLTPGFMRKYRKYVYFGLVVLSAVITPPDFVSQLFIFIPMCLLYEISILLCSWRLQKKSGISYNL; encoded by the coding sequence ATGACACAACAGGAGTTTATTCAGAACCATTTGATGGAATTGCGGAAGCGGATCATAATCGTTGCTGTGGCTTATGCGGTCCTATTGATCGCCTGCTTTTTAAATGTAGAAAATATTTACCGCTGGATCCTTAATGATGCGGAGCTTAAACTTACGGTGCTGGGTCCTTCTGATATCCTGTGGATTTATTTTACGCTTGCGAGCATTTGTGCGTTTGCATGCTGTATTCCGCTGATCACCTACCATGTGTGGGCATTTATAAAACCTGCGCTGAAACCGGCGGAACGGACGGCAGCTTTACTGTTCATTCCATTGTTATTCTTACTATTTATTACCGGAGCGGCATTTGGCTATTTTTTAGTTTTTCCGATGGTATTTAAGTTTATTGTCTCGCTGTCGGATGGAATGGTTGAAACCATGTTCACAGCGGAAAAATATTTCCGGTTTTTATTTCAGATTGTCTTGCCTATGGGGCTGCTCTTTGAACTGCCGGCTGTCGTTTTATTTCTAACGGAAATCAGCCTGTTAACTCCCGGTTTTATGAGAAAATACCGGAAATATGTCTATTTCGGACTTGTTGTGCTGTCGGCTGTCATCACGCCCCCAGACTTCGTATCCCAGCTATTCATATTCATTCCCATGTGCCTGCTTTACGAAATCAGCATTTTACTCTGCTCATGGCGCTTGCAAAAAAAGTCGGGAATATCTTATAATCTGTGA
- a CDS encoding alkene reductase, with translation MTKLWTPIEIGRMKLSHRLAMAPMTRSRANSDGTPNDLASVYYSQRASLGLLISEGAQPSDDGQGYLQTPGIYTESHIEGWRKVTDSVHEAGGHLFIQLMHVGRMSHPDNTPHHRQPLAPSAIAPGLEMFTGTGMKDIPIPREMSKEDIETTIDDFRKAAAAAIQAGADGVEIHGANGYLLQQFIAENSNKRSDEYGGSIENRARFAIEVTRAIVHEIGADRTGFRISPRIPLGGLDEGKSSTDLYRYLIPQLANLNLAYLHLVHDGNDAFLQDVRSMWPTALLVNRAGRPLENLTDDIDSGLADLSPVGTWALANPDFIERLKTGAPLNEPDYASFYGGDSKGYTDYAILSNKN, from the coding sequence ATGACAAAATTATGGACTCCCATAGAGATTGGACGTATGAAGCTTTCCCACCGTTTGGCAATGGCTCCCATGACAAGAAGCAGGGCTAATTCCGACGGAACGCCTAATGATCTTGCTTCTGTTTATTACTCACAGCGTGCATCCTTAGGATTGCTGATCAGCGAAGGGGCACAACCCTCTGACGACGGACAGGGATATTTACAAACACCGGGAATTTACACGGAATCGCATATTGAAGGATGGCGGAAAGTCACGGACAGCGTTCACGAAGCTGGCGGTCACCTCTTCATTCAATTGATGCACGTCGGGCGGATGTCGCATCCGGACAATACGCCTCACCATCGTCAGCCGCTTGCACCTTCAGCCATTGCACCGGGTTTGGAAATGTTCACAGGCACCGGGATGAAGGATATCCCGATCCCGCGGGAGATGAGCAAAGAAGACATTGAAACAACCATCGATGATTTCCGAAAAGCAGCTGCTGCAGCCATTCAGGCCGGCGCGGACGGTGTTGAAATCCATGGAGCGAACGGGTACCTGCTGCAGCAATTCATTGCCGAGAATTCAAACAAACGCAGCGATGAATACGGGGGATCCATTGAAAACAGGGCACGCTTCGCCATCGAGGTTACGAGGGCAATCGTGCATGAAATTGGAGCCGACCGGACCGGCTTTAGAATTTCTCCGCGGATTCCGCTTGGCGGATTGGATGAAGGAAAAAGCAGTACGGACTTATATCGATATCTGATCCCGCAATTAGCGAATTTGAATTTGGCTTATCTTCACCTCGTGCATGACGGAAACGATGCCTTCCTGCAAGACGTCCGTTCCATGTGGCCGACGGCACTGCTGGTTAACCGGGCCGGCAGACCGCTTGAAAACTTAACAGACGACATAGACAGCGGACTTGCCGATCTCTCACCTGTCGGGACTTGGGCATTAGCCAATCCTGATTTTATCGAACGGCTAAAAACCGGTGCACCGCTGAATGAACCGGACTACGCTTCCTTTTATGGAGGTGATAGTAAAGGCTACACGGACTACGCTATACTGAGTAATAAAAATTAA